The following proteins are encoded in a genomic region of Mycobacterium kiyosense:
- a CDS encoding diacylglycerol kinase, whose translation MSAEPATGPLGRREIGRVTALTNPLSGHGAAIEAARRAIARLHHRGVEVVEIIGDDAQDARYLVAAALEKGTDAVMVTGGDGAISNALQVLAGTEVPLGVIPAGTGNDHAREFGIPTKDPEAAADIVVDGCTETIDLGRITGSDGFQKWFGTVAATGFDSLVTDRANRMSWPHGRMRYYIAMLAELSQLRLLPFRLVLDGKREIEADLTMTAFGNTRSYGGGMLICPNADRADGLLDLTMVKSQSRTKLIRFFPTALKGTHVHLDEVTTARAKTVEVECPGINVYADGDFACPLPAEISAVPAALRVLRPQRL comes from the coding sequence GTGAGCGCAGAGCCGGCCACCGGGCCGCTGGGCCGTCGCGAAATCGGCAGGGTGACCGCACTGACCAATCCGCTGTCCGGGCACGGGGCCGCGATCGAGGCGGCCCGGCGCGCGATCGCCCGGCTGCACCACCGCGGGGTGGAGGTCGTCGAGATCATCGGCGACGACGCACAGGATGCCCGTTATCTCGTTGCCGCTGCGCTGGAGAAGGGCACCGACGCGGTGATGGTCACCGGCGGCGACGGCGCCATCTCCAACGCGCTGCAGGTGCTGGCGGGCACCGAGGTCCCACTCGGCGTCATCCCGGCCGGGACCGGCAACGACCATGCCCGCGAATTCGGCATTCCCACCAAGGATCCCGAGGCCGCCGCGGACATCGTGGTGGACGGCTGCACCGAGACGATCGACCTGGGCCGGATCACCGGCAGCGACGGTTTCCAGAAGTGGTTCGGCACCGTGGCGGCCACCGGCTTCGACTCGCTGGTCACCGACCGGGCCAACCGGATGAGCTGGCCGCACGGCCGGATGCGGTACTACATCGCGATGCTGGCCGAGTTGTCACAGCTGCGGCTGCTGCCGTTCCGGCTGGTGCTCGACGGCAAGCGCGAGATCGAGGCCGATCTGACGATGACGGCGTTCGGCAACACCCGCAGTTACGGCGGCGGAATGCTGATCTGCCCCAACGCCGATCGCGCCGACGGCCTGCTGGACCTGACCATGGTGAAGTCGCAGTCGCGGACCAAGCTGATCCGCTTCTTCCCCACCGCGCTGAAGGGCACGCACGTCCACCTCGACGAGGTGACCACCGCGCGCGCCAAAACCGTCGAAGTCGAGTGCCCCGGAATCAACGTGTACGCCGACGGCGACTTCGCGTGTCCGCTGCCCGCCGAGATCTCGGCGGTGCCGGCCGCGCTGCGGGTACTGCGACCCCAGCGGCTGTAA
- a CDS encoding hypothetical protein (frameshifted, insertion at around 2451065,2451171), whose translation MAEGRAINNALGSNKPAVYAPKSALGHSVGAVGAVESILTVLALRDQVVPPTLNLVNLDPEIDLDVVAGKPRPGNYRYAINNSFGFGGHNVAIAFGRY comes from the coding sequence GTGGCCGAAGGCAGGGCCATCAACAACGCGCTGGGCAGCAACAAGCCGGCGGTGTACGCGCCGAAGTCCGCGCTGGGCCACTCGGTGGGTGCGGTAGGCGCGGTGGAGTCGATCCTGACCGTGCTCGCGTTGCGCGACCAGGTCGTGCCGCCGACACTGAACCTGGTCAACCTGGATCCCGAGATCGATCTGGACGTGGTGGCCGGCAAGCCTCGGCCGGGCAATTACCGCTACGCGATCAACAACTCGTTCGGATTCGGCGGTCACAACGTGGCGATCGCGTTTGGACGCTATTAG
- the glpD1 gene encoding glycerol-3-phosphate dehydrogenase 1, producing MEHSTALNAARRTADLTALADGEPVDVLVIGGGITGAGIALDAASRGLRTALVEKHDLAFGTSRWSSKLVHGGLRYLASGNVGIARRSAIERGILMSRNAPHLVHAMPQLVPLLPSMSHANRALVRFGFLAGDALRVLAGTSSSTLPRSRRIPARRVIAMAPTVKRDGLAGGLLNYDGQLIDDARLVTAVARTAAQHGARILTYVAASAATGTSATLTDQRTGQSFDLTAAAVINAAGVWGGEIDPALKLRPSRGTHLVFDAAAFGNPTAALTIPIPGEINRFVFAMPEQLGRIYLGLTDEDAPGPIPDVPQPSSQEITFLLDTVNTALGTTVTAADVIGCYAGLRPLIDTGAGRTADVSRDHAVVESPTGVISVVGGKLTEYRYMAEDVLNRAISLRNLRAGACRTRNLPLIGAPANPGPAASPASLPSSLVARYGAEAASVVTTASCPRPTEPVAEGIDVTRAEFEYAVTHEGALDVADILDRRTRIGLVPRDRAKVVAVAAEFLAGVS from the coding sequence ATGGAACACTCCACCGCGCTCAACGCTGCGCGCCGCACCGCCGACCTGACCGCCCTGGCCGACGGCGAGCCGGTCGACGTGCTGGTGATCGGAGGCGGCATCACCGGCGCCGGGATCGCGCTGGACGCCGCCTCCCGCGGGCTGCGGACCGCGCTGGTGGAAAAACACGATCTGGCCTTCGGCACCAGCCGCTGGAGCTCGAAACTGGTGCACGGCGGCCTGCGCTACCTGGCCAGCGGCAACGTGGGCATCGCCCGGCGCAGCGCCATCGAACGCGGAATCCTGATGTCGCGCAACGCCCCTCACCTGGTCCACGCGATGCCCCAACTCGTTCCGCTGCTGCCGTCGATGAGTCACGCCAACCGGGCGCTGGTGCGGTTCGGCTTCCTGGCCGGCGACGCGTTGCGGGTGCTGGCCGGTACGTCGTCCTCGACCTTGCCGCGGTCGCGGCGGATCCCGGCCCGGCGCGTGATCGCGATGGCGCCCACCGTCAAGCGGGACGGTCTGGCCGGCGGATTGCTGAACTACGACGGTCAACTGATCGACGACGCCCGGTTGGTGACGGCGGTCGCGCGTACCGCCGCTCAGCACGGCGCCCGCATCCTGACCTACGTGGCCGCCTCGGCGGCCACCGGCACCTCGGCGACGCTGACCGACCAGCGCACCGGGCAATCGTTCGACCTGACGGCCGCGGCCGTGATCAACGCAGCGGGCGTGTGGGGCGGCGAGATCGACCCGGCGCTGAAGTTGCGGCCGAGCCGCGGAACGCATCTGGTGTTCGACGCCGCCGCTTTCGGCAATCCGACTGCGGCACTGACCATTCCGATTCCCGGGGAGATCAACAGATTCGTGTTCGCGATGCCCGAACAACTCGGCCGGATCTACCTCGGGTTGACCGACGAAGACGCCCCGGGCCCCATTCCCGATGTGCCGCAACCGTCGTCGCAGGAGATCACCTTCCTGCTGGACACCGTGAACACCGCGCTGGGCACCACCGTCACGGCTGCCGACGTGATCGGCTGCTACGCGGGTCTGCGCCCGCTGATCGACACCGGAGCGGGCCGCACCGCCGACGTGTCGCGCGATCACGCCGTCGTCGAGTCACCCACCGGGGTGATCAGCGTGGTCGGCGGCAAGCTGACCGAATACCGCTACATGGCCGAAGACGTGCTGAACCGGGCGATCAGCCTGCGAAACCTGCGCGCGGGGGCGTGCCGGACCCGCAACCTGCCGTTGATCGGCGCGCCGGCCAACCCTGGTCCGGCCGCCAGCCCGGCCAGCCTGCCGTCGTCCCTGGTGGCCCGCTACGGCGCCGAGGCGGCCAGCGTGGTGACCACCGCCAGCTGCCCGCGGCCCACCGAACCCGTGGCCGAAGGCATCGACGTCACCCGGGCCGAATTCGAGTACGCCGTCACCCACGAGGGTGCGCTGGATGTAGCCGACATTCTGGACCGCCGGACCCGCATCGGCCTGGTGCCACGCGACCGCGCGAAAGTGGTCGCGGTCGCCGCGGAGTTCCTGGCCGGGGTCAGCTGA
- a CDS encoding oxidoreductase, protein MASGLVATVPDLSGKLAVVTGANSGLGFGLAKRLSAAGADVVMAIRNQAKGEAAIEQIRAVVPDAKLTIKSLDLSSLASVAALGEHLNSLGRPIDILINNAGVMTPPERDTTADGFELQFGSNHLGHFALTGHLLPLLRAAAKARVVSLSSIAARRGRIHFDDLQFEKSYAPMAAYCQSKLAVLMFALELDRRSRAAGWGIVSNAAHPGLTKTNLQISGPSHGREKPTLMQRFYTASWRFTPFLWQEVDEGILPALYAAATPAADGGAFYGPRGVYEAAGGGVTEAKIPARAANAEDCQRLWEISERLTGVSFRTGN, encoded by the coding sequence ATGGCCAGCGGTCTCGTCGCCACGGTGCCCGATCTGTCCGGCAAGCTCGCCGTCGTCACCGGAGCCAACAGCGGACTCGGGTTCGGCCTGGCCAAGCGGCTCTCGGCGGCCGGGGCCGACGTGGTGATGGCGATCCGCAACCAGGCCAAGGGCGAGGCGGCCATCGAGCAGATCCGCGCCGTGGTGCCCGACGCCAAGCTGACCATCAAGTCGCTGGACCTGTCGTCGCTGGCGTCGGTTGCGGCGCTGGGCGAGCACCTGAATTCGCTGGGCCGCCCGATCGACATCCTGATCAACAACGCGGGCGTGATGACCCCGCCGGAGCGTGACACCACCGCCGACGGCTTCGAATTGCAGTTCGGCAGTAACCATCTGGGGCATTTCGCGCTCACGGGGCACCTGCTGCCGCTGCTGCGTGCCGCGGCGAAAGCCAGGGTCGTCTCGCTGAGCAGCATCGCCGCCCGCCGCGGCCGCATCCACTTCGACGATCTGCAGTTCGAGAAGTCCTACGCGCCGATGGCGGCATACTGTCAGTCGAAGCTGGCGGTGCTGATGTTCGCCCTGGAACTGGACCGTCGCAGCCGTGCCGCCGGCTGGGGCATCGTGTCCAACGCCGCGCATCCGGGGCTGACCAAGACCAACCTGCAGATCAGCGGCCCTTCGCACGGTCGCGAAAAGCCGACGTTGATGCAGCGCTTCTACACCGCGTCGTGGCGTTTCACCCCGTTCCTCTGGCAGGAGGTCGACGAGGGCATCCTGCCCGCGCTGTACGCCGCCGCCACCCCGGCCGCCGACGGTGGGGCGTTCTACGGGCCGCGCGGGGTGTACGAGGCCGCCGGCGGCGGCGTGACCGAAGCCAAGATTCCCGCCCGTGCTGCCAATGCCGAAGACTGCCAACGTCTTTGGGAGATCTCTGAGCGGCTCACCGGCGTCAGCTTCCGCACCGGGAACTGA
- a CDS encoding hypothetical protein (frameshifted, insertion at around 2444773), with the protein MRVHRKPETTRYEAWSFPDFATGVAALRAITQIGTGPTVVRLSDETETGVNLATHESIGEEQSAGGCLGLTLFEGTTEHAESRHAETRAVLEARGGKSLGEGPARAWEHGRFGAPYLRDSLLAAGALCETLETATDWSNIPALKAAVTEALTTSLGESGTPALVMCHVSHVYPTGASLYFTVVAGQRGNPIEQWFAAKRAACDAIMATGGTITHHHAVGADHRAWMPEEIGELGVQVLRAVKATLDPAGILNPGKLIP; encoded by the coding sequence TTGCGGGTGCACCGCAAGCCCGAGACGACCCGTTACGAGGCATGGTCGTTCCCCGACTTCGCGACCGGAGTGGCGGCGCTGCGCGCCATCACCCAGATCGGCACCGGCCCCACCGTGGTGCGGCTTTCCGACGAGACCGAGACCGGCGTCAACCTGGCCACCCACGAGTCGATCGGCGAAGAACAGTCCGCCGGCGGGTGTTTGGGGCTGACGCTGTTCGAGGGCACCACCGAGCACGCCGAGAGCAGGCACGCCGAGACGCGCGCCGTGCTGGAAGCCCGCGGCGGAAAGTCGCTGGGCGAAGGTCCGGCCCGGGCCTGGGAGCACGGCAGGTTCGGCGCGCCCTATCTGCGCGACTCGCTGCTGGCCGCCGGAGCCCTGTGCGAGACGCTGGAAACGGCCACCGACTGGTCCAACATCCCGGCGCTGAAGGCCGCGGTCACCGAAGCGCTGACCACCTCGCTGGGCGAATCGGGCACACCCGCCCTGGTGATGTGCCACGTATCGCACGTCTACCCGACCGGGGCGTCGCTGTATTTCACCGTGGTGGCCGGGCAGCGCGGCAACCCGATCGAGCAGTGGTTCGCAGCCAAGCGGGCCGCCTGTGACGCCATCATGGCCACCGGCGGAACGATCACCCATCACCACGCGGTCGGCGCCGATCACCGCGCCTGGATGCCTGAGGAGATCGGCGAGCTGGGTGTGCAGGTGCTGCGCGCGGTCAAGGCGACACTGGACCCGGCGGGAATCCTCAACCCCGGCAAGCTGATTCCGTGA
- a CDS encoding S-(hydroxymethyl)mycothiol dehydrogenase: MSQTVRGVISRAKGKPVEVVDIVIPDPGPGEVVVDITACGVCHTDLTYRDGGINDEYPFLLGHEAAGTVEAVGPGVTSVEPGDFVILNWRAVCGQCRACKRGRPHLCFDTFNAEQKMTLTDGTELTPALGIGAFADKTLVAAGQCTKVNPEADPAVAGLLGCGVMAGLGAAINTGAVTRDDTVAVIGCGGVGDAAIAGAALVGAKQIIAVDTDNTKLQWARKFGATHTVNAREFDVVATIQDLTGGFGVDVVVDAVGRPETWKQAFYARDLAGTVVLVGVPTPDMRLDMPLVDFFSRGGSLKSSWYGDCLPERDFPTLIDLYLQGRLPLEKFVSEKIGLDDIEEAFHKMHDGKVLRSVVVL; the protein is encoded by the coding sequence ATGAGTCAGACAGTGCGCGGTGTGATTTCACGGGCCAAGGGCAAGCCGGTCGAGGTGGTCGACATCGTCATCCCGGACCCGGGACCGGGCGAGGTCGTCGTCGACATCACCGCCTGCGGCGTGTGCCACACCGATCTGACCTACCGCGACGGCGGCATCAACGACGAATACCCGTTCCTGCTCGGCCACGAGGCGGCGGGCACCGTCGAGGCCGTCGGCCCAGGTGTCACCAGTGTCGAACCGGGCGACTTCGTGATCTTGAACTGGCGCGCGGTGTGCGGGCAGTGCCGGGCCTGCAAACGCGGCCGGCCACACCTGTGCTTCGACACGTTCAACGCCGAGCAGAAGATGACGCTGACCGACGGCACCGAGCTCACCCCGGCGCTGGGTATCGGTGCGTTCGCCGACAAGACGCTGGTCGCCGCGGGCCAATGCACGAAGGTCAATCCCGAAGCCGACCCGGCCGTCGCGGGCCTGCTGGGCTGCGGGGTAATGGCCGGGCTGGGCGCGGCGATCAACACCGGCGCGGTGACCCGCGACGACACGGTCGCCGTGATCGGCTGCGGCGGCGTGGGCGATGCGGCCATCGCCGGGGCCGCGCTGGTGGGTGCGAAGCAGATCATCGCCGTGGACACCGACAACACGAAGTTGCAGTGGGCCCGCAAGTTCGGCGCCACCCACACCGTCAACGCCCGCGAATTCGATGTGGTGGCGACCATTCAGGACCTCACCGGGGGCTTCGGGGTGGACGTGGTGGTCGACGCCGTCGGCCGCCCGGAGACCTGGAAGCAGGCGTTCTACGCCCGCGACCTGGCCGGGACGGTGGTGCTGGTGGGGGTGCCGACGCCGGACATGCGGTTGGACATGCCCCTGGTGGATTTCTTCTCCCGCGGCGGTTCGCTGAAGTCGTCGTGGTACGGCGACTGCCTGCCCGAGCGCGACTTCCCCACCCTGATCGACCTCTACCTGCAGGGCCGGCTGCCGCTGGAGAAGTTTGTCTCCGAGAAAATCGGGCTAGACGACATCGAGGAGGCCTTTCACAAGATGCATGACGGTAAGGTGCTGCGCTCGGTGGTGGTGTTGTAA
- a CDS encoding transcriptional regulator has protein sequence MTAPETTEAFTERMVAAINGASLAILLSVGHQTGLLQTMAELPPSTSEQIAEAAGLNERYVREWLGGMTTGRILDYDPAAATYSLPAHRAAVLTQAAGPRNLAVVAQFVPLLSGVEQQIIECFRAGGGLHYREYPRFHALMAEMSGMVFDGGLIDVVLPIVDGLVDRLRAGVDVADVGCGSGHASNLMAQAFPASRFTGIDFSAEAVAAGGAEAARLGLGNSTFESHDLARLDKVGSYDVITAFDTIHDQAQPARVLANIHRALRPGGVLLMADVKASSQVEDNIGHPMGTYLYTTSLMHCMTVSLALDGAGLGAVWGRQLATSMLADAGFDDVQVAEIDSDPFNYFYIARK, from the coding sequence ATGACGGCACCCGAAACCACCGAGGCGTTCACCGAGCGCATGGTCGCGGCCATCAACGGGGCCAGTTTGGCGATCCTGCTGAGCGTCGGGCACCAGACCGGTCTGTTGCAGACGATGGCCGAGCTGCCGCCCTCGACCAGCGAGCAGATCGCCGAGGCGGCCGGTCTCAACGAGCGCTACGTGCGGGAGTGGTTGGGCGGCATGACAACCGGACGCATCCTCGACTACGACCCTGCCGCCGCGACGTACTCGCTGCCCGCCCACCGGGCCGCTGTGCTGACGCAGGCCGCGGGTCCGCGCAACCTGGCCGTGGTGGCCCAGTTCGTGCCGTTGCTCAGCGGGGTCGAGCAGCAGATCATCGAGTGCTTCCGCGCCGGCGGCGGCCTGCACTACCGCGAATATCCGCGCTTCCACGCGCTGATGGCCGAGATGAGCGGCATGGTGTTCGACGGCGGCCTGATCGACGTCGTGCTGCCCATCGTCGACGGACTCGTCGACCGGCTGCGCGCCGGAGTGGACGTGGCCGACGTAGGTTGCGGCAGCGGACACGCGAGCAACCTGATGGCACAGGCGTTTCCGGCCAGCCGCTTCACCGGGATCGACTTCTCCGCGGAAGCCGTCGCCGCCGGCGGCGCGGAGGCCGCGCGGCTGGGGCTGGGCAACTCGACCTTCGAGAGCCACGACCTGGCCCGGCTGGACAAGGTCGGCAGCTACGACGTGATCACCGCGTTCGACACCATCCACGACCAGGCGCAGCCCGCGCGGGTCTTGGCGAACATCCACCGCGCGCTGCGTCCCGGCGGGGTGCTGCTGATGGCGGACGTCAAGGCGTCCAGCCAGGTGGAGGACAACATCGGCCACCCGATGGGCACCTATCTGTACACGACCTCGCTGATGCACTGCATGACGGTGTCGCTGGCGCTCGACGGCGCCGGCCTGGGCGCGGTGTGGGGGCGACAGCTGGCCACCTCGATGCTGGCCGACGCCGGCTTCGACGACGTGCAGGTCGCCGAGATCGACTCGGACCCGTTCAACTACTTCTACATCGCCCGCAAATGA
- a CDS encoding MFS transporter, producing the protein MDTQSQPQRWTRDQITVTHPETVARTIAGTAIGNFMEWYDFGVYGYIATTIAQVFYPGHSVSAVHLIATFGTLAAAFVVRPLGGFIFGPLGDRIGRKRVLVITILLMTTGTTLSGLLPGYSAIGIWAPILLVIARIFQGLSTGGEFTGAMTYLVEQAPDRKRGMMVGFLPLGNLVGFVVAGFLVTGLQAWLPDDDWLAWGWRLPLLLGAPLGLIALYMRLQLEESPAFTHLDHGATEEDVPQQFRDTIVEQWRPMLICAALVLTSQVADFMMTGYLPTYLKVVVGVENVGLVMIVIVLAILMAAVVFVAKLSDRIGVKPIMWTGCGLLLAASVPAFLLIRSGGLYPVVFLGVLLVGLMELCFDSTTPSALPALFPTRVRYGALAISYNVAISAVGGTTPLIAQALISSTGNPMVPAYMLIVAGLVGVITLRFMPEVARKPLPGSGPSVETQAEADALVGAERDPRV; encoded by the coding sequence GTGGACACCCAAAGCCAGCCGCAGCGCTGGACGCGCGACCAGATCACGGTCACCCACCCGGAAACGGTCGCGCGAACCATCGCGGGCACCGCGATTGGCAACTTCATGGAGTGGTACGACTTCGGCGTCTACGGCTACATCGCCACCACGATTGCGCAGGTCTTCTACCCCGGTCACAGCGTCAGCGCGGTGCACCTGATCGCCACCTTCGGCACGCTGGCCGCCGCGTTCGTGGTGCGACCGCTGGGCGGATTCATCTTCGGCCCGCTCGGCGACCGGATCGGACGCAAGCGGGTGCTGGTGATCACCATCCTGCTGATGACCACCGGCACCACCCTGAGCGGTCTGCTACCCGGCTACAGCGCGATCGGCATCTGGGCGCCGATCCTGCTGGTGATCGCCCGCATCTTCCAGGGTTTGTCGACCGGTGGCGAGTTCACCGGAGCGATGACCTATCTGGTGGAACAGGCGCCCGACCGCAAACGCGGCATGATGGTCGGGTTCCTGCCGCTGGGCAACCTGGTCGGCTTCGTGGTGGCCGGGTTTCTGGTCACCGGCCTGCAGGCCTGGCTGCCCGACGACGACTGGCTGGCGTGGGGCTGGCGGCTGCCGCTGCTGCTGGGTGCGCCGCTGGGGCTGATCGCGCTCTACATGCGGCTGCAGCTGGAAGAGTCGCCCGCCTTCACCCATCTGGATCACGGCGCCACCGAAGAGGATGTGCCGCAACAGTTTCGGGACACCATCGTGGAGCAGTGGCGGCCGATGCTGATCTGCGCGGCGTTGGTGCTGACCTCCCAGGTCGCCGACTTCATGATGACCGGATATCTGCCGACATACCTGAAAGTGGTTGTGGGCGTTGAGAATGTCGGGCTGGTGATGATCGTCATCGTGCTGGCGATCCTGATGGCGGCGGTGGTGTTCGTCGCCAAACTGTCCGACCGCATCGGGGTCAAACCGATCATGTGGACGGGCTGCGGCCTGCTGCTGGCGGCGTCGGTCCCGGCGTTCCTGCTGATCCGCTCCGGCGGCCTCTACCCGGTGGTGTTCCTCGGTGTGCTGTTGGTGGGCTTGATGGAACTGTGCTTCGACAGCACCACCCCCTCGGCGCTGCCGGCGTTGTTTCCCACCCGAGTGCGCTACGGCGCCTTGGCGATCTCCTACAACGTCGCGATCTCCGCGGTGGGCGGCACCACGCCGTTGATCGCACAAGCGCTGATCTCGAGCACCGGCAACCCGATGGTGCCGGCCTATATGCTGATCGTGGCGGGCCTGGTCGGGGTGATCACGCTGCGCTTCATGCCCGAAGTCGCGCGCAAGCCACTGCCGGGATCCGGTCCGTCAGTGGAAACCCAGGCGGAGGCCGACGCGCTGGTCGGTGCGGAACGAGACCCGCGAGTGTAA
- a CDS encoding putative HTH-type transcriptional regulator — translation MVSISNATHADTGDRILAAAASCVVNYGADRVTLAEIARRAGVSRPTVYRRWPDTQSIMSTLLTNHIKAVMQDAPFDGDDRQGLVKQVVAVTDRLRRDELIKSVMHSELARVYLTERLGTSQQFLIDGLATRLELAQRHGSVRDGDPRQLATMILLIAQSTIQSADIVKPILDDDALAEQLTYTLNGYLS, via the coding sequence ATGGTGTCAATCAGTAACGCCACGCATGCGGACACCGGGGACCGGATCCTGGCCGCGGCCGCGAGCTGCGTCGTCAACTACGGCGCCGACCGCGTCACCCTCGCCGAGATCGCCCGCCGCGCCGGCGTCAGCCGTCCCACCGTCTACCGGCGCTGGCCCGACACGCAGTCGATCATGTCGACCCTGCTGACCAACCACATCAAAGCCGTGATGCAGGACGCGCCGTTCGACGGCGACGACCGGCAGGGCCTGGTCAAACAGGTCGTGGCAGTCACCGACCGGCTGCGCCGCGACGAACTGATCAAATCGGTCATGCATTCGGAGCTGGCCCGCGTCTACCTCACCGAGCGGCTGGGCACCAGCCAGCAGTTCCTGATCGACGGCCTGGCCACCCGGCTCGAGCTTGCCCAGCGCCACGGCAGCGTCCGCGACGGCGACCCGCGCCAACTCGCGACCATGATCCTGCTCATCGCGCAGTCGACCATCCAATCCGCCGACATCGTCAAACCGATCCTCGACGACGACGCGCTGGCCGAACAACTCACCTACACGCTGAACGGATACCTGTCCTGA
- the accD6 gene encoding putative propionyl-CoA carboxylase beta chain 6 — translation MTIMAPEAVGESLDPRDPLLRLSNFFDDGSVELLHERDRSGLLAAAGTVNGVRTIAFCTDGTVMGGAMGTEGCQHIVNAYDTAIEEQCPIVGIWHSGGARLAEGVRALHAVGTVFEAMIRASGYIPQISVVVGFAAGGAAYGPALTDVIVMAPESRVFVTGPDVVRSVTGEDVDMASLGGPETHHKKSGVCHIVADDELDAYERGRELVRLFCQQGHFDRSKAEAGDTDIKALLPESARRAYDVHPIVTAILDADAPFTEFQAKWAPSMVVGLGRLSGRTVGVLANNPLRLGGCLNSESAEKAARFVRLCDAFGIPLVVIVDVPGYLPGVDQEWGGVVRRGAKLLHAFGECTVPRVTLVTRKIYGGAYIAMNSRSLNATKVFAWPDAEVAVMGAKAAVGILHKRKLAAAPEHEREALHNELAAEHERIAGGVDSAIDIGVVDEKIDPAHTRSKLTEALAQAPARRGRHKNIPL, via the coding sequence ATGACAATCATGGCCCCCGAGGCAGTTGGCGAGTCGCTCGACCCCCGCGATCCGCTGTTGCGTCTGAGCAACTTCTTCGACGACGGCAGTGTGGAACTGCTGCACGAGCGGGACCGTTCCGGGTTGCTGGCCGCCGCCGGCACCGTCAACGGGGTGCGCACCATCGCGTTCTGCACCGACGGCACCGTGATGGGCGGCGCCATGGGGACCGAGGGTTGCCAGCACATCGTCAACGCCTACGACACCGCCATCGAGGAGCAGTGCCCCATCGTGGGGATCTGGCACTCCGGCGGTGCCCGGCTGGCCGAGGGGGTGCGTGCGCTGCACGCGGTCGGCACGGTGTTCGAGGCGATGATCCGGGCCTCGGGCTACATCCCGCAGATCTCGGTGGTGGTCGGTTTCGCCGCCGGCGGCGCCGCCTACGGGCCGGCGCTGACCGACGTCATCGTGATGGCCCCGGAGAGCCGGGTGTTCGTCACCGGGCCCGACGTGGTCCGCAGCGTCACCGGCGAGGACGTGGACATGGCGTCGCTGGGTGGTCCCGAGACCCACCACAAGAAGTCCGGGGTGTGCCACATCGTCGCCGACGACGAACTCGACGCCTACGAGCGCGGCCGCGAGTTGGTCCGGTTGTTCTGCCAGCAAGGGCATTTCGACCGCAGCAAGGCCGAGGCCGGGGACACCGACATCAAGGCGCTGCTGCCCGAGTCGGCTCGACGGGCCTATGACGTGCACCCCATCGTGACCGCGATCCTGGACGCCGACGCGCCGTTCACCGAGTTTCAGGCCAAGTGGGCACCGTCCATGGTGGTCGGTCTGGGCCGGCTCTCGGGCCGCACGGTCGGCGTGCTGGCCAACAACCCGCTGCGCCTCGGCGGCTGCTTGAACTCCGAAAGTGCCGAGAAGGCAGCGCGTTTCGTGCGCCTGTGCGACGCGTTCGGCATCCCCCTGGTGGTGATCGTCGACGTGCCCGGCTACCTGCCCGGTGTCGACCAGGAGTGGGGCGGGGTGGTACGACGCGGCGCCAAGCTGCTGCACGCCTTCGGTGAGTGCACCGTGCCGCGGGTCACCCTGGTCACCCGAAAGATCTACGGCGGGGCCTACATTGCGATGAACTCGCGTTCACTCAACGCGACCAAGGTGTTCGCCTGGCCGGACGCCGAGGTGGCCGTGATGGGCGCCAAGGCCGCGGTCGGCATCCTGCACAAGCGCAAGCTGGCGGCCGCGCCCGAGCACGAGCGCGAAGCGCTGCACAACGAGCTGGCCGCCGAGCACGAGCGGATCGCCGGTGGGGTGGACAGCGCCATCGACATCGGTGTGGTCGACGAGAAGATCGACCCGGCGCACACTCGCAGCAAGCTCACCGAGGCGTTGGCTCAGGCGCCCGCTCGCCGTGGCCGCCACAAGAACATCCCGCTGTAG